A DNA window from Clostridia bacterium contains the following coding sequences:
- a CDS encoding galactokinase, producing MTNERLRLAVLAGEYDALLSGFYGTAALNYQRARYAEALGEFGKLYGEREVNVFSAPGRSEISGNHTDHNHGKVIAAAVDLDVIAVVAKNGGNKVTVKSNGFDSTDVIDIAKLAEFKKGVSCSRSLIAGMLARLSSDGYAIGGFDAYTTSDVIRGSGLSSSAAFEVLIGTIISCLFNGGSLDPVYIAVASQYAENVYFGKPCGLMDQTACSVGGFIGIDFGDPAEPKVSKIDFDFANCGHALCVVDTGGSHANLTDEYAAIPAEMKSVAGYFGKAVLRDVNEAEFLAAIPELREKTGDRAVLRALHFFNENRRVDAQRAALESGDFDSFLRLLNESGRSSYMLNQNVFCGSRPREQGIALALALAGELLGDRGGCRVHGGGFAGTMQAFVPLDLLERYKEGMEKVFGAGSCKVLSVRKQGGVRVI from the coding sequence ATGACCAACGAAAGATTACGCCTCGCGGTCCTCGCGGGAGAATACGACGCGCTGCTCTCCGGCTTTTACGGCACGGCGGCGCTCAATTACCAGCGAGCGCGCTACGCCGAGGCGCTCGGGGAGTTCGGAAAGCTTTACGGCGAGCGCGAAGTGAACGTCTTTTCCGCACCCGGCAGAAGCGAGATAAGCGGCAACCACACTGACCACAATCACGGCAAAGTCATCGCCGCCGCGGTCGACCTCGACGTCATCGCCGTAGTCGCGAAAAACGGCGGAAACAAAGTTACCGTCAAGTCAAATGGCTTCGACAGCACCGACGTTATTGATATAGCAAAGCTCGCCGAGTTCAAGAAGGGCGTTTCCTGCTCGCGTTCGCTCATCGCGGGAATGCTCGCGCGCTTGAGTTCGGACGGATACGCGATCGGCGGTTTCGACGCATACACGACCTCCGACGTCATACGCGGCTCCGGACTATCCAGCTCCGCGGCGTTCGAGGTGCTTATCGGCACGATAATAAGCTGCCTCTTCAACGGCGGCTCGCTCGATCCCGTCTATATCGCCGTCGCGTCGCAGTACGCGGAGAACGTCTACTTCGGCAAGCCCTGCGGACTTATGGATCAGACCGCCTGCTCCGTCGGCGGCTTCATCGGCATAGACTTCGGCGACCCCGCCGAGCCGAAGGTGAGCAAGATTGATTTCGATTTTGCCAATTGCGGACACGCGCTCTGCGTCGTCGACACAGGCGGGAGCCACGCCAACCTGACGGACGAATACGCCGCCATCCCCGCGGAGATGAAGTCGGTCGCCGGATACTTCGGCAAGGCCGTCCTGCGCGACGTGAACGAGGCGGAGTTTCTTGCCGCGATTCCCGAACTGCGCGAAAAAACCGGCGACAGAGCTGTGCTCCGCGCGCTGCACTTCTTCAACGAGAACCGCCGCGTCGACGCCCAGCGCGCCGCGCTCGAAAGCGGCGACTTCGATTCGTTCCTGCGCCTGCTGAACGAGTCCGGCAGATCGTCTTATATGCTTAACCAAAACGTTTTCTGCGGCAGCCGTCCGCGCGAGCAGGGCATAGCCCTCGCGCTCGCGCTCGCGGGCGAGCTGCTCGGAGACAGAGGCGGCTGCCGCGTGCACGGCGGCGGCTTCGCCGGTACGATGCAGGCCTTCGTGCCGCTCGATCTGCTCGAAAGGTACAAAGAAGGAATGGAAAAGGTCTTCGGCGCCGGAAGCTGCAAGGTGCTTTCGGTGAGGAAACAGGGCGGAGTCCGCGTTATCTGA